TTTGTGTAAGAAAATACGAAGTAGGAGGAAAGAAAGTGAAACAAACGGGATTTGGTGGGGTTTGGTGTTATGAAGGAAGAGAGGGAGAGAAAGTGGGAGCCATGGAGGAGATGAGATAATAAGGGGTTAAATATCTCTTTTAGATGGAATAAAGGAGTGAAGGCAGGTGAAGCTCAGCTGAGTTCACAAGTGTTGATAAATAAAGGCGGTGGTTATATGAAGCAAATTAAGATGCTAGTGTTTTCTCATCTCCAAAAGCAACTCTTTACATTCGAACTGCCTATATATTTCCAGTAATGCCTCTTACAACTAAATCTGGTAGGACTAAGGCTGGCGGGAGGGAATTGTACTGGACTGTAAACCTTTAACCGAACTTATACAGCTATGCTTGGAGTTATAATTACTGCACCTGTTATGACTAGCCCTTCTTTGAATTTGTCTAACCTTATTATTCCCGTATCTTTTTTATTGGAGGTAAAAATAACAAAGCTGCATGTTCTCGTGGTAAATTATAAACCAGAGCAGGAAGTAGTTTTTACAggacttgaaaaaaaaaaaggggataTGAAATTCTTTTTTCCTGTGACTAATGAGGCGTAATGACCTATTCATCCACTGAATAACTGGATGCATTAACCACCAGTACACCATCCATTTCCTTGGCCTTTTATTTTCAACCAGTGGAGctcttttatttactttttcctTTAGGGGATCGGACCTGGAGAAATAGCACAAGATTTTCCAGCCTTTTGATAATCCCAAGTGCTGTACGTTGATGTACAAATAACAGAACCATGCTCTTCTTGCGAATTGTGCCTAGTAAGGAACGGCTGTCCGAACTGTTGATGGGCCTGATATCATGTCCTCTAGGAGGAGGTCGAGAAGTGCTCGAGCAATAGGACCTTCATTTCCTGCACAATATCCATCACCACGAAGACACAATCATATGTTTagaaatatactccctccggccctaaggctctgtttggtaaGGCGTAAAACGTTTCATTGTAAAACAATTTTTCATGTAAAACAGTTTTCAAgggaaaatacaatttcaaactagttttcATTTGTTTGGTAactgggagaagatggtgaagattgagtggaagaaaggagaggaggtaaggaggaaagaaggaaaagtggtttccctccctttcaaatggaaaagggttttccatCATTGAGAGAGTaatagaaaattgttttccatcccttacccaaccaaacaacgtgaAATGATTtaaaaggggaaaatcgttttccatgaaaacctTTTACGCCCTGTCAAACGGAGCCTAATTGTTTTTACCGTTTCCTTTTAAGGTGTCTGAAAACGATCTttccatttcttttctttcctttttaacGTTGTAATTTTATTAGTTTATTAGTAAAAGGCTTTGTAATCTCATTTGGTTGGTTTTAATTTTGATGGATTAATGTGTTGTACTTTATTTCCTTAAATTCTATTAACTAGGGACAGAGGGGCCATATCAAAAAGACTTATGTTCTCTATAAGGTACTGACACGAATACAATCTACTCGTCGTAATTGTAAAGAAGGTGCAAATGCTAAGATGCAGAGTTGTATACATGTTCAAAGCTTGGGTTTTTAAGCTGTTAGCATCTCAACTTCCGTCATTTTACTATAAACTAAAGAGAGCATTTAAATGTAAGCAAAATTATTACCATTGCCTATGATCTTGTCATCCCATTGAACAACTGGACGCACTAGGACGCCGCTTCCAAAAAGCATCATCTCCTCAGCCCTTTTCCCTTCTTCCACGGTCACGTCCCTCGTGCTTACTCCGCGAATGTCGCCCTTCTTAACCAGTTCCTGTGCTAGAGTACGCATTCTCTTGAGTGTACATCCACCAAGAACTTTATCAAACCTCGGCATCAAAAGCTCTTTATCATACGTGACAAAGGCCACGTTCATATTCGGACCCTCTGCAACGAATCCTTCAGTGTCCAACCAAACAGATGTGAAGCAACCGTTTTCTTCAGCTTCCATTTGGCATAGTGCATTTGGAAGGTAATTGACACTTTTCATTGTAGCAAACACAGGAGGCTTTATTGGGATGGAAGAAGTAATTACTTTAACACCCTTGTGATCGGGCTGTGAGGCCGAGGTTTGAATTACAATGGCGTAAAATGTTGGCTCAGCACACCCAGACGGAGAGAGAAGAAAGTTGCCGTATCCTGCCGAAAGCCAATATCTTAAAGATCCATTTTTACACTTGGAAGCAATTACTGTCTGTATAAGTATGTTTCTCATGGTTTCGCTATCGAATGGTAGTCTGATTTTCGCCATAGTTGCAGACCTCACACAACGATCAAGGTGTTGATCCAACTCGTATAGATGACTGCATACAAGAAGTAATCAAAACCCGGGGCTGAGTCCAAATTATGCCACACCATTATTtgtaaaaaatacaaaaatatttcTATAATTTCAATTTTATGAAGCATCTCAAAATGATACCCGTCTACAATAGCAGCGGTGTCAAATATACCATGCCCTCTATGTACCATGTGATCGTCCATGGGGATCACCATCGCCGCGGGGTCTGTTGTTATCCCACCAAATATACTGCAGTACATAGCCAGAAATTGTTGTTTTCCCTTGTGCCTCTCTTTACTCAACCTTAACCTCTCAATTGCCTGCAATTTTTGAACACATTGGAAAAGTGATCATTCATTTAAATAATACGTGTATAATACATTTTGTTGACAAGAACTAGGCTTGCTTCTGGCATCACATGAAACGAGACTATTACTTTGCCCATGTTGTACCTAGCATGTGAACACATTGGCGAAAGAAATAGATCCTCATGATCTCCGTATTACAGACTTAAACCAGATGATACTATCTAAAAATGAATAACGTAATTTATGATATTGAAACAACAATTCAGATAAAATGTATCAAACCTCTTCACGTGACAAGAGTGGAACTTCCGAAATTGGGGTTGAATCTGTCAAAATTAAAGTTTTCAAGTAACCAAACAGCCAAATTATGATCAGAGATGAGTGTTAAACTGAATGAATATCAAGAATAAATAGATTATAATACAGTAATCGAGAATTTTAAAAGCTGATAATGGAaggaaattaaagaaaaaaaaaagaaggaatttACTAATTAAAGACTGAGCTTGATTTGAGAGTCTAGGAACCCCAAGATTAGACGATTGAAGCCCAAATAAAGTACTTGGGGGATTTCTTGTAACAAGAAATTGAAAATTATAATGTTTAGTAAAGGATTTTGCATATTTATTTTGGTTTTGTAAGCTGTGCTGTGGGGGAATGCAGAGAGGAGCAGCCATGGAAGCAATGACCAATTATTTGTAGAGCCGTAGAGGATAATGCAAGAGGGTGCATCACTATACATTCTACATCAACATACTAGAAGTACTAAAGCTGATAGTGACCATTAACCAACCTTCTACGGAGCTTGTTAGTGTTGTAGAAAGTAGTACTGCAAAACCCGAAAATGGTTACATAAATGTGGGCCGAATACTTTGATTTATGTAAATTCTCCTCGACTATGGTGCAGTCGGAAAAGGCATTAACAATCCGTCTTAGTATACCGCGCACGTGCCATGAATTGGTACCGAACCACACGGGGGCGGCGCCGTGTAAGGGAAAGCCTTCTGGGCCACAACACAAGAGATACCACTTCAAACATTATAAAGCTCGCTATACTATTTAAACAAGGGGGAAAGTTACTTCTCTTCCAACGTGGACAAAAACCTTTCCCAAAAAAGTAAGAGTTTTACGCACTTTTTGCATTTTATCCAGCAATTAAGAGCACTTTCTCGTCCATTTTCTTAAAATTACAACACTTTGATCGTTAAATTTGTTGGTTCATAACTTTAATTATGAATATTTTTAATATAAGATAGAAACTTTGATACATTGATGTTTTACATTAAGATGAATCTGAAATGTCTAAATAGAAGTAACGTTTACGTAGTACTAGTTTGTATGAGTAGAAATATGCTAATTGAATGGTGTAAAATGTCAAATTATTGCAATTTTTGAGGGGTAGTCAATTTTCATGGGTGTATAattaccaaaaacaaaaataaacaaaagaatgaaaacTGTATTTCGTGTTTGAACATCATAAGAGGTAGACACAAGAGAAACATGAACCCGACACAACACAAAATCAAACCCGCACCTTACAGGAATCAAACGATAAATTTTCATATTATGTaactttcacaaaaaaaaaacatatttaaaCCAGTGAACTGGATCAGACATACCCTTAAGACACACAAGCTTAACACACCACAATCGAATTGATTCTGGTGGTTCGAACGGTTTGGATTGGGTCGGGCTCAGTTAATTTGATTCGTTAATACACTTTGTTGTCAAATCAGTTTGATTTTGAACCGATCAAAATCAGATCATGTACTATGTAGATCAAGTGATTTTGGCAGAGATCGGATCTGGTAATTTGGG
This sequence is a window from Spinacia oleracea cultivar Varoflay chromosome 1, BTI_SOV_V1, whole genome shotgun sequence. Protein-coding genes within it:
- the LOC110775167 gene encoding D-amino-acid transaminase, chloroplastic gives rise to the protein MAAPLCIPPQHSLQNQNKYAKSFTKHYNFQFLVTRNPPSTLFGLQSSNLGVPRLSNQAQSLINSTPISEVPLLSREEAIERLRLSKERHKGKQQFLAMYCSIFGGITTDPAAMVIPMDDHMVHRGHGIFDTAAIVDGHLYELDQHLDRCVRSATMAKIRLPFDSETMRNILIQTVIASKCKNGSLRYWLSAGYGNFLLSPSGCAEPTFYAIVIQTSASQPDHKGVKVITSSIPIKPPVFATMKSVNYLPNALCQMEAEENGCFTSVWLDTEGFVAEGPNMNVAFVTYDKELLMPRFDKVLGGCTLKRMRTLAQELVKKGDIRGVSTRDVTVEEGKRAEEMMLFGSGVLVRPVVQWDDKIIGNGNEGPIARALLDLLLEDMISGPSTVRTAVPY